One Aegilops tauschii subsp. strangulata cultivar AL8/78 chromosome 7, Aet v6.0, whole genome shotgun sequence genomic window carries:
- the LOC141027512 gene encoding two-component response regulator ARR12-like, with amino-acid sequence MVMMGGNRRQMMEDAAQDKFLEGLGVLIVDDDRVYLKVLEALLRRCKYQPTTVMDAKMALRMLMAGKQQFDLVRDVRMPDMDGFKLLELIRLEMDLPVISTLTALIPKSNFCVLHP; translated from the exons ATGGTCATGATGGGTGGGAACCGAAGGCAGATGATGGAGGATGCGGCGCAGGACAAGTTTCTCGAGGGTTTAGGCGTCCTCATCGTTGACGACGACCGCGTCTACCTCAAGGTACTTGAAGCCCTCTTGCGCCGCTGCAAATACCAAC CAACGACGGTGATGGATGCAAAGATGGCGCTGAGGATGCTCATGGCCGGGAAGCAGCAGTTCGACCTGGTCAGGGACGTGCGCATGCCAGACATGGACGGCTTCAAGCTCCTCGAGCTCATCCGCCTCGAGATGGATCTGCCCGTCATCAGTACTCTCACTGCTCTCATTCCAAAGTCCAATTTTTGTGTTTTGCATCCATGA